In Betaproteobacteria bacterium, one DNA window encodes the following:
- a CDS encoding efflux transporter outer membrane subunit, protein MTCAWSALLLLAGALAGCAGPAPQPVHPNIELDAADRYAAADSAAATPEASDLRWWLRFDDALLIEWVERALAGAPDIAIARERVAQADALLRSARAQRSPRLGSEATAGYNTRASGGQRRGARLSAGLIFDWDADLWGGLEQAERSAAANLLRSRDLVQATRLATAALAASGVIEYREAVRDAQLLAQGHRLQDDVLRVVRVRFDAGLAPRLDVERAVADLTAIEADQATAAARTRQAFAALQLLAGERPQPPSLQAVAIAQAKETQRAAPLPALRGEQPVGRPLDLLRQRADLRAAQRALEAAVADIGVARAALHPRLRLPGTLTLVSGAFNGALIDTVSASIAAVINLALFDAGERQAQVDAAESRAREAALVYRQTLLQALGQVESALVGAQAARARIEALERSARAAQAAVEDARTLYTAGLSTFLDVLDARRTLLTLQRQQLQAQADSARLAVATFEALGLVEEAGDEPQLPAAAS, encoded by the coding sequence ATGACGTGCGCATGGAGCGCGCTGCTTCTCCTTGCCGGCGCGCTCGCAGGCTGCGCAGGACCGGCGCCGCAGCCCGTGCATCCAAACATCGAGCTCGATGCTGCCGATCGCTATGCCGCCGCCGATTCCGCTGCGGCAACGCCCGAGGCCTCCGATCTGCGTTGGTGGCTGCGCTTCGACGATGCGCTTCTGATCGAATGGGTCGAGCGCGCGTTGGCCGGCGCGCCCGACATCGCGATCGCCAGGGAACGCGTAGCACAGGCCGACGCGCTGCTGCGCTCGGCGCGCGCCCAGCGCAGCCCGCGCCTCGGTTCCGAGGCAACCGCCGGCTACAACACGCGCGCCAGCGGTGGGCAACGCCGGGGGGCGCGATTGTCGGCCGGCTTGATCTTCGACTGGGATGCCGACCTGTGGGGCGGGCTGGAGCAAGCCGAACGTTCGGCCGCCGCGAATCTGTTGCGCAGCCGGGACCTGGTGCAGGCTACCCGTCTGGCCACCGCCGCTCTCGCGGCCAGCGGTGTGATCGAGTACCGCGAGGCCGTGCGCGACGCGCAACTCCTGGCGCAGGGGCATCGGCTACAGGACGACGTTCTGCGCGTGGTGCGGGTGCGATTCGATGCCGGGCTCGCGCCACGCCTGGATGTCGAACGCGCGGTGGCGGACCTGACGGCGATCGAAGCCGATCAGGCCACCGCGGCAGCGCGCACGCGGCAGGCGTTCGCAGCCTTGCAATTGCTGGCGGGCGAGCGGCCGCAGCCGCCGTCGTTGCAGGCGGTCGCGATTGCGCAGGCGAAGGAGACACAGCGCGCGGCGCCGCTGCCGGCGCTGCGCGGCGAGCAGCCGGTCGGGCGCCCGCTGGATCTCTTGCGGCAACGCGCCGATCTGCGCGCGGCCCAGCGGGCACTGGAAGCGGCCGTCGCCGACATCGGGGTGGCGCGGGCGGCGCTGCATCCGCGTTTGCGACTGCCCGGGACGCTCACACTGGTCTCGGGCGCTTTCAATGGCGCACTCATCGACACGGTGAGCGCCAGCATCGCCGCGGTGATCAACCTGGCCCTGTTCGATGCCGGCGAACGCCAGGCGCAGGTGGATGCGGCCGAGTCGCGCGCACGCGAGGCCGCGCTCGTTTACCGGCAAACCCTGCTGCAAGCGCTGGGTCAGGTCGAGTCGGCGCTGGTCGGCGCCCAGGCCGCTAGAGCGCGGATCGAGGCGCTCGAACGATCGGCGCGTGCCGCACAGGCGGCGGTCGAGGATGCCCGCACGCTGTACACGGCGGGCTTGAGCACCTTCCTCGATGTGCTGGACGCTCGCCGCACCTTGCTCACACTGCAGCGCCAGCAGCTCCAGGCGCAGGCCGACTCGGCGCGTCTGGCGGTCGCGACCTTCGAGGCTCTGGGCCTGGTGGAAGAAGCCGGCGACGAACCGCAGCTTCCCGCGGCGGCCTCGTAA
- a CDS encoding efflux RND transporter periplasmic adaptor subunit, with the protein MASLSHPLRLLLASLLPAMLICIAVPTLGARAQDSGIQPQRQTQDSEMPPQGQTSSPGQALPVIVATAIEAQDIAAVEVIGSGLALRSVTLYPASAGEVVEVAFQAGQAVRAGQVLLRLEDRRQRLAVDMASARLDAARRLLARYERTGSTGAVAGSVLDQARNELRQAEIALAQAREALADRTVRAPFAGVVGLAEVQSGDRITTETVVTTLDDRSRIRVAFSVPEAYLSRLAIGHDLTVTNVAYPSRRFEGRLSRIDSRVDPVTRQVRVEAVVRNVEDLLRPGMSFQVDLRFPGGRFISVPALALQWDREGSHVWAVRDQRAVRVPVRMVRRLPTRVLLEGSLRKGEAVVVEGVQRLRDGRAVEVIGSDDGAPAAKGETR; encoded by the coding sequence GTGGCGTCTCTGTCGCATCCGCTTCGCCTTCTGCTTGCCTCGCTTCTGCCCGCGATGCTGATTTGCATCGCGGTGCCGACCCTCGGCGCACGGGCGCAGGATAGCGGCATACAGCCGCAAAGGCAGACGCAGGATAGCGAGATGCCACCGCAGGGGCAGACGTCAAGTCCAGGTCAGGCCTTGCCAGTCATCGTCGCAACCGCGATCGAAGCGCAGGATATCGCCGCAGTCGAAGTGATCGGCTCGGGCCTGGCATTGCGCTCGGTCACGTTGTACCCCGCCTCGGCCGGTGAGGTCGTCGAGGTCGCGTTCCAGGCGGGGCAAGCCGTGCGTGCCGGCCAGGTACTGCTGCGCCTGGAGGATCGGCGCCAGCGCCTTGCCGTCGACATGGCGTCGGCTCGGCTCGATGCCGCTCGCCGTTTGCTCGCGCGCTACGAACGAACCGGCAGCACGGGCGCAGTTGCCGGCAGCGTGCTCGACCAGGCGCGCAACGAACTGCGCCAGGCCGAGATCGCACTGGCCCAGGCGCGAGAAGCGCTTGCAGACCGTACGGTGCGCGCTCCATTCGCCGGCGTGGTCGGTCTGGCGGAGGTGCAATCCGGCGACCGCATCACGACCGAGACGGTCGTGACGACGCTGGACGATCGCAGCCGGATCCGCGTGGCCTTCAGCGTGCCCGAGGCGTACCTGAGCCGCCTTGCCATCGGACACGATCTGACGGTGACCAACGTAGCCTATCCCAGCCGCCGCTTCGAGGGCCGGTTGTCGCGCATCGACAGCCGCGTCGACCCGGTGACGCGCCAGGTGCGCGTGGAGGCCGTGGTGCGCAACGTCGAGGATTTGCTGCGTCCCGGAATGTCGTTCCAGGTCGACCTGCGATTTCCTGGCGGTCGCTTCATCAGCGTGCCCGCACTGGCTTTGCAATGGGACCGCGAAGGATCGCATGTCTGGGCGGTCCGGGACCAACGCGCCGTGCGGGTACCGGTGCGCATGGTGCGCCGGCTGCCGACGCGCGTCCTGCTCGAGGGGTCCTTGCGCAAAGGCGAGGCCGTGGTGGTCGAGGGCGTGCAGCGCCTGCGCGACGGCCGCGCGGTGGAAGTCATCGGCTCGGACGACGGCGCGCCGGCGGCGAAGGGCGAGACACGATGA
- a CDS encoding MMPL family transporter, with amino-acid sequence MSVDRASDASDLPALSIRRPWLVIVLNLLIVIAGLGALRGVEIRELPNIDRPIVAVRADYPGAAPETLDAEVTRLIESAAARVQGVYSVRSGSEEGNLRVIVEFRPDVDLITAANDVREAVSRVEGDLPEGVENLTIVKADADAEPVMRLAVSSKRLAIDELTQAIEDQIEPAFVAVPGVADVTPFGDREQVLRVRLSPERLAALGLAVGDVVAALRTARADVPAGSLETQQQEVLVRANASVATPEQALALQLRPDVRMADVADVHFAPADATAYARLDGRTVVNLGIVRQAQSNTVDISEGVRRVAERINARGDDFRISVVADDAIFIRGAIHEVLFTLALSVVIVIAVVGLFLGRWRATLAPAVAIPVSLIGTLAAIWILGYSLNLLTLLALVLASGLVVDDTIVVLENIQRRRGQGLGPRAAAVLGTREVFFAVMATTATLIAVFVPISFLPSSAGRLFAEFGFVMAIAVALSAFVALSLAPMIASRMPDETAVETYAAPRRLRRFGSRMGARRLGAALRGSGAWMRHVYERALRAVLGHPWWLLIASLLLAAAAVLGFGRLMQELVPAEDRGLLQIRMQGPDGTGLPYMDRQLETALAAVQPLVDKGVVSQVFTITGGWDPNRAEIIAPLVDWGEREMSQQEAAAWVLSKLERLPGARVRIRSGSSLGVGGSDGLVRLMITGEEHARIAEVAFRFAAAIQERLPGLGEVQVEWQASQPQLSMVIDRQRASELGVSIEGLEALLRALVDGYEVTEITSKDRTIPVIVQSARRGATAPEDLLMLKVRAAGDRLVPLVQFVRFEEHAIPAELERFGQRRAVEVIVQPRAGYALQQAVDELRALAASELPPQMGMLFRGDAATLEETSHDVAATFGIALLVVFLVLVAQFESLTSAASVLLTVPFGLAAAVFAMLLGDVSLNIYSEIGLLLLVGVMAKNSILMVEFADQLRDAGRSVREAAFEASCTRLRPITMTMTATVVGALPLLLSGGPGAESRIAIGSVIFGGLSLAALFTLFLTPVMYLGIARFSSPRRHHGDRLAAEMEAARSMDAGAHAPKEAR; translated from the coding sequence ATGAGTGTCGATCGCGCATCCGATGCATCCGATCTGCCGGCGCTGAGCATCCGCCGGCCGTGGCTCGTGATCGTGCTCAACCTGCTGATCGTGATTGCCGGCCTGGGTGCGCTGCGCGGCGTGGAGATCCGCGAGCTGCCGAACATCGATCGGCCGATCGTGGCCGTGCGCGCCGACTATCCCGGCGCGGCGCCCGAGACGCTGGATGCCGAAGTCACCCGCTTGATCGAAAGCGCCGCCGCGCGCGTGCAGGGCGTCTACTCGGTGCGCTCGGGCAGCGAAGAAGGCAATCTGCGCGTCATCGTCGAGTTCCGCCCGGATGTCGACCTGATCACGGCGGCCAACGATGTGCGCGAAGCCGTGAGCCGCGTCGAGGGCGACCTGCCCGAGGGCGTGGAGAACCTCACCATCGTCAAGGCCGACGCCGACGCCGAGCCGGTGATGCGGCTCGCAGTCTCGAGCAAGCGGCTCGCGATCGACGAGCTTACGCAGGCGATCGAGGATCAGATCGAGCCCGCCTTCGTTGCCGTGCCCGGCGTCGCCGACGTGACACCGTTCGGCGATCGGGAGCAGGTGCTGCGCGTGCGCCTGAGCCCGGAGCGACTCGCCGCCTTGGGTTTGGCGGTCGGCGACGTGGTGGCGGCCTTGCGCACGGCGCGCGCCGACGTGCCTGCCGGCAGCCTGGAGACGCAGCAACAGGAGGTGCTGGTCAGAGCCAACGCGTCGGTGGCGACGCCGGAACAGGCGCTGGCGCTGCAGCTACGTCCGGACGTACGGATGGCCGATGTCGCCGACGTCCATTTCGCGCCTGCGGATGCGACCGCCTATGCGCGCCTCGATGGCCGCACCGTCGTCAATCTTGGCATCGTGCGCCAGGCCCAGTCCAACACCGTCGACATCTCCGAGGGCGTACGCCGCGTCGCGGAGCGGATCAATGCCCGCGGTGACGACTTCCGCATCAGCGTGGTTGCCGACGATGCCATATTCATCCGCGGCGCGATCCACGAGGTGCTGTTCACCTTGGCGCTTTCGGTGGTGATCGTGATCGCGGTCGTCGGGCTCTTCCTCGGCCGCTGGCGCGCGACCCTGGCACCGGCGGTCGCCATTCCGGTCTCGCTGATCGGCACGCTGGCCGCGATCTGGATCCTGGGCTACTCGCTGAATTTGCTGACGCTGCTCGCGCTGGTGCTGGCGTCCGGACTGGTGGTCGACGACACCATCGTCGTGCTGGAGAACATCCAGCGCCGGCGCGGCCAGGGCTTGGGCCCGCGGGCTGCCGCGGTGCTCGGCACGCGCGAGGTTTTCTTCGCCGTGATGGCGACCACCGCGACGCTCATTGCTGTGTTCGTGCCAATCTCCTTCCTGCCTTCGTCCGCGGGGCGGCTGTTCGCCGAATTCGGATTCGTGATGGCGATTGCCGTAGCACTGTCGGCGTTCGTTGCCCTGTCGCTGGCGCCGATGATCGCTTCGCGCATGCCGGACGAGACAGCGGTGGAAACCTATGCTGCGCCGCGCCGGCTGAGACGATTCGGCAGCCGAATGGGCGCGCGCCGGCTCGGCGCTGCGTTGCGAGGCAGCGGCGCCTGGATGCGTCATGTCTACGAGCGCGCATTGCGGGCGGTGCTGGGTCATCCCTGGTGGCTTCTGATCGCCAGCCTGCTGCTGGCCGCAGCCGCCGTGCTTGGATTCGGCCGTCTCATGCAGGAGCTGGTGCCGGCCGAAGACCGCGGCCTGTTGCAAATCCGAATGCAAGGCCCCGATGGCACGGGGCTGCCGTACATGGATCGTCAGCTGGAAACTGCGCTGGCCGCCGTGCAGCCTCTGGTCGACAAGGGCGTGGTATCGCAGGTGTTCACGATCACCGGCGGCTGGGATCCGAATCGCGCCGAGATCATCGCACCGCTGGTCGACTGGGGCGAGCGCGAGATGAGCCAGCAGGAGGCGGCTGCGTGGGTGCTGTCGAAGCTCGAGCGCTTGCCTGGCGCACGCGTGCGCATCCGCAGCGGCAGCAGCCTGGGTGTCGGCGGCAGCGATGGCCTGGTGCGCTTGATGATCACCGGCGAAGAGCACGCGCGCATCGCCGAAGTGGCTTTCCGCTTCGCCGCGGCCATCCAAGAGCGCTTGCCGGGCCTGGGCGAGGTGCAGGTCGAATGGCAGGCGTCCCAACCGCAACTGTCGATGGTGATCGACCGGCAGCGGGCCTCCGAGCTCGGCGTGTCCATCGAAGGGCTCGAGGCCCTGCTGCGCGCGCTGGTCGATGGCTACGAGGTCACCGAGATCACCTCGAAAGACAGGACCATTCCGGTCATCGTGCAGTCGGCGCGGCGCGGCGCGACGGCACCCGAGGATCTGCTCATGCTCAAAGTGCGCGCAGCAGGCGATCGCCTGGTGCCGCTGGTGCAGTTCGTGCGCTTCGAGGAGCACGCCATTCCCGCCGAGCTGGAGCGCTTCGGCCAGCGCCGTGCGGTCGAAGTCATCGTCCAGCCGCGCGCGGGCTATGCGCTGCAACAGGCGGTGGACGAGCTGCGTGCGCTCGCTGCTAGCGAGTTGCCGCCGCAGATGGGCATGCTGTTCCGTGGCGATGCGGCCACGCTGGAGGAAACCTCGCACGACGTGGCGGCCACCTTCGGTATCGCCCTGCTGGTCGTGTTCCTGGTGCTCGTGGCGCAGTTCGAGAGTCTCACGAGCGCGGCCTCGGTGCTGCTCACCGTTCCGTTCGGCCTGGCGGCTGCGGTGTTTGCGATGCTGCTCGGCGATGTCTCGCTCAACATCTACAGCGAGATCGGCTTGCTGCTGCTGGTCGGCGTAATGGCGAAGAACAGCATTCTGATGGTGGAATTCGCCGACCAGCTGCGTGATGCGGGCCGCAGCGTGCGCGAAGCTGCATTCGAAGCCTCGTGCACGCGGCTGCGCCCGATCACGATGACGATGACCGCCACGGTCGTGGGCGCGCTGCCGCTGCTGCTGAGCGGCGGGCCGGGCGCGGAATCGCGCATCGCGATCGGCTCGGTGATCTTCGGCGGGCTTTCGCTGGCTGCATTGTTCACGCTGTTCCTCACGCCGGTGATGTACCTCGGCATCGCGCGCTTCTCTTCGCCTCGCCGGCACCACGGCGACCGGCTGGCGGCCGAGATGGAAGCCGCGCGCAGCATGGACGCGGGCGCGCACGCGCCGAAGGAAGCACGGTGA